Within Sebaldella sp. S0638, the genomic segment TTTCAAAACACCTCTTTCTTTTTTTATTATATCATTGTTTAGATTTTGGTGTTCCTACTTTACTATAGCACTACAAAATGGGAGGGAAAATATGAATTACATTGAATCGAGTGTTATTTGTAATGAAAGTTATATTTTTGAAAATGAAAAGATGGAAAGTTTGAACAGAAAAATTCAGAATTTAGAAAATGAATTCAACTCTAAATACGGCAATGAAATTTTTAATGATTATCTGGCTATTGCTGAACTTCTGACTGAAGAACTTATTCTCGGAACTGAACTTGCTTTTTGTTCCGGAAGCAAAATAAATAATTTATAAAAATAGGGTCATATCAAAATAAACTTTGGTATGATCCTATTCTTCATATTAATAACTAACAGTATAAGTATCAATGAAAAACTCTAAAAATAATCATACTAAACTAAGTTTTTTCAATTTATTAAAAGCTTCTGCTTCTATAATTTTTTATATGACCCATTTTTCAATCATTACTTCCTATTGTCTGAAAACAAATCCCACTAAAAAATAATAAGGAATTCCGTATATTAAGAATTCCTTATCATAAAATATATTTTCCGCTAATCCAAAGGAATATACTGCACAGGAATCCAACGATACCCTGCTCCGCCGGCATTAGACTCTATATGCCCTATCCCCGGAAAAGGAAGATGTGAACCTGCTATCATTGTACCATCCTTTGAAACCTTAGCCATAAGGGCCTTTCTTGTTTCTTTTGCCTGATTCTGATCATAGTCATAAGCTGTTGTTACATCAGGATTAGCAAACTGTACTTCATAACCATGTACAATATCTCCCCAGATAAGAAGCTTTTGCCCGCCTGAATTTACTTCATAACCCATATGAGCTATTGTATGTCCGGGCAGCAAAACACCCTTTATTCCTGTAACAATCTCAGTCCCGTCCTTCAAAGCCTTATATTTCTTATTATTTTTATAAGAATTCAGTATATCTTTAAATTCCTGCTTAAAGCCGGGATTATTCAGCCAAAATTCCATTTCCTTTTCATTTACATAAATAACAGCATTCGGATAAACCGGTTTTCCGCCTTCTGCAAGCCCGCCTACATGGTCAGGATGAAGGTGGGTAAATACAATTTTAGTCACATCTTCCGGCTTATATCCCGACATTTCAATATTCTTTCTGACAGCTCCCATTGTAGGTCCTGCTGAATTCCCCGAACCTGTATCTATCAATATCAGATCCTTACCTGTATTAATAAGAAATGTATTTACAGATATTTTGAGCCTGAAATCTTTGCCGCTCCCTGAAACATGCGAATATTCTTTTTTTATACTTGCTTCGGCACCTGCTGCATCTGTACCTTTGTATGTATCCAGCGCCAGATTCGAATAACCGTCATAAATTGATGTTATTTCATAGTTCCCTGCCATAAATCTGTAATATCCCAGCACTTGTGTTTTTTGCATTTTAGCAGTGTCAGCATATAAAATGGAAATAAATAAAATACTCAATAATAATACTATCTTTTTCATTATTCCTCCTTATAAAAATATGATTTTGAATTACATTTTTACAATTTACCTTTACTGATACTTTACTTTAAATATTTTTATATTTTTCTATGAGAAATTTTAACATTTTAGGAATTTTTTGTCAAAAATTATCTCAAAAAATCCCATCTCCCAAGTTTCCCCTTAAACTATATTATATGTAACCACATACACTGCCGCATTTTACCCAATTCTCCACTAACTACTGGCACTCTTATAATTCCTAAGCCCGGCTTTCCAAAACCACAGCATAAATAATGTAAAACCGCAGATCAACACTGCACCATAAATCATACCCATCCATGACAAAGTCCCTGTAAGATACTGTGTAGGAAAAGTCGCCATTATTCCATACGGCAGCACAAAATAAAATAGAACCCTAAATATCCCTTTATACGCAACACCCAGAAGTTTCATATTCAGTGACAGAAAATTTTCTTCAAGCTGTTCCGTCACAGTGCTTGAAATTGTAAAAAATGAAACTGTCCTTAATATAATTGATATATCGTACCAAAGAAGCGTCATCATCAGCACCCATATCATATAAATCACTATTCCAGCTACGCTCACATTCAAATCAAGAACTAAAATCCCATAAAATATTATAAACCCGCTTACTATGATCAATGGAAATGATCCGGGATTTATATTTTCAAAAGTCATTCTGAATAATGGATTTACAGGCTTGGTAATATAGTAATCAAGCTCCCCGTCTCTTATCTTTCTGGGAATATCATAAGTCCCGAAGAAAAATATCGTCATATTAATTGCATTTATCAGCGAAAAAGTCCCTATAAATATAATCATATCCCCCCGCTGAAAGCTTCCTATAGAGTCTGTATTGGAATAAATAGCCTCAAACATAAGCAGCTGTAAAATAAATAAAGAACTGTCCACAAAGAACCCGCCGAAAAAATCAAACCTAAATACCATCATCCTTGAAAATTTCATTTTTAATAACACAAATATAAATCGTAAATTTTTCATAATCATATTCCTACTCCTTCAAATAATACCCTTAATCTTTTATACAAAAGATTATTTATAATAAAAAATACCAATACCCACGCAAAAATTATAATAAGCCCTGTTAATGCCTCATTTCCGTTTCTTCCAATCACCAGCATAGAAGGAAGATAAACAATATAATAAAACGGGAAAAAACGCATAACTGCTGTTACTGCTTCCGGCAGCAATGAAAGCGGAATTACCGCACCTGTCACAAAAACCATTATATTATCCACTATTATCCTGAATAATGATATTTCCAGAAATTTAAATGATAAAATTCCTATAAAAAACTGAAATTCTGTCATAAATATGAGTCCCAGCAACGCCATTATTCCCGCTGTTCCAAAATAATACATATTATTTGTAAAAGAAAAGCCTGTCTTTAAAACAAGAGTCCATGTAAATAATGAAACAATATTAAGCAGCAGATAAAAAAACATCCTTCCAAAATTCTGCGCCATAAAATATATCTGAATATTAACGGGAATTATTATATACTTTGAAAAAGTCCCGCTTATGACCCTCGTACATATCTCATCACTTATTTTCCTTGACATATCAGCTCCTGACAAAAATGCTCCTGTCACATAATAAGTAAGCATTGAATAAAAAGTAAATCCTCCTATTACATCATTTTCTCCAAAAACTGCTTTCCATAAAATATATGCAAACATAATTTTGGTAACAGTGAGCAGAATATTTGCCAAAACATCAAATCGCCATATAATACAGCTTTTGAAATTAATTTTTATAACTTCACTGTATTTCTTTATTTCATATATAAATTTACTTATTAATAAAAACCTGTGTTCTTTTTTTGCAATAATTCTATTATCCATAATAATTTCCACTTCCTTCCTTATAAATACGTTCTACGACGTTTCCTATGTCCTCTTCCTCTATTGCTATATCCTTTACCTTATAATTTTCAAAAAATTCTTTCACAGTTTCCCGTGTTTTCTCTTTTGGTATTACAAATGATATTTTATATAAAGTCTCTTCCAAAATTTCAAAATCTTCCGGCAATGTTACAGAAGTTTCCTCCTCAAAAGAAACTACGATTTTTTTATACAATTGAAATTTTTCAAATAAAACATCTGTCTTCCCGTCATATATCTTTCTGCTGTTTTCTACTACAACACATCTGTTGCAAAGACTCTTTATATCCTCCATATAATGTGAAGTCAGAATGATTGTAGTCCCTTTCGTCCTATTTATCTCTTTCAGAAAATGACGTATCTGCTTTTGTGCCACAGCATCAAGACCTATTGTCGGTTCATCAAGAAATAAGATTTCAGGATTGTGCAAAAGTGCAGTTATCAATTCCATTTTCATCCTTTCTCCCAGCGAAAGTGTTCTGACTTGTACATTCATATGTCTTGCCACATCAAATAATTCAGTAAAATACTCTATATTCTTATTATATTCTTCAGTCGGAATATCATATAATTCCTTAAATAACATAAAAGTATCGGCAGGTGTAAGCTCAAAAAACAACTGACTTTTTTGTCCCATTACCACTGCATACCTTTTCTTAAATTCATTTTCCAGTTTGTTCGGCGAATATCCCATTACTGACAGGCTTCCCGAACTTGGTGCTATTATTCCCGTAAGCATTTTTATAAGCGTAGTCTTCCCCGCACCGTTCCGTCCTATCAACCCTGTAAATTCACCCTTTCTCACAGTCAAATCAAATTCTGATACTACTTTTTTCTCCACATATTTTCTATTAAACAGTGATTTCAGACTTCCTCTGAAACCCGCCTCTTTTTCAAAAAGTCTGTAAACCTTTGTTAATTCCTTCATTTCTATAATATTCATTTTTTCTCCTCTCAAAACTATATTTTTAGTCTAATGCAGCAACAGCCGCATATCAAAATATCCACAGAAAATTTCTGCCCGTTTCCGAAGATAAAAAAATCACCTTACAGAAGCAGAAAAAACCTGTGGATACTTATACCAAAAAATAATGTTCTAAAAACATTGTATTTATAATAGTTATAAAATAATTTTGCACAAAAAAAGTGTAGTAGAAAATCCGCTACACTATATACTATATCATAAATATAAACTTATAATTTATTATAAATGTCATATATCGGCTGTTCTGCTCGGGCAGAAGACAAAAAACAACAAAACTGTAAATCAAAACTACCGTTTCACAAAACAGTTTCTTTTCCTTTTTATGCCTTCAAACTATATTCAGTTATAGTTTCCGTCACAATATCCGACATCCAAACATTCCCTTCTTTAATAATTTCAGTAAGTATACCATGAGTATATAAATTTGTCAAATTGAATATTCACTCACCATATACATATACATCGCCAAACTCTCTGATATTATTATCTTCAATAATAAGTCCGCCTTTATCTCCCATTGCGATTACCTTTTTATACTTTTCTTTCAAAGCTCTGTTCAATGCTTCTGTCTGTACTTGATTCTCAGGATTAAAGTGTACCTCAAAATAACACCCGGCATCAATCCGTCCTATGCCACAGCCAAACTTCTGTTCAGGATAATCCGAATCAGGCGAGAGATAAAAATAAGGTGTCTGAGTGAGAGCCCCGGAGCTTTTACCAATAACAAGCCCCTTATATTCCCGTATAGTTTTGATAATATCCAGTTCTTTCATTCTCAACATCTGAAAATCGGGCAATCCTCCGGGAAGTATCAATATGTCAGCTTCCGCTATCTTTTCCCTGAAAGTTTCCCCGCTGTCAGTAAAATAATTCAGCCATACAATACCAAATTCCTTGTCGCCTACATACCCGAATTTTCTGAGCGGAGCCGTTATCTCTTCATAATACCAGCAGCCGTGACTGTAGAATTCTGTCCAGTCTCCGTTGTCTTTTATAATTGCAGGAGAGAAAGCAAGAGGGCAGACAACCACTTTTTCCTCACCTGTAATATATTGTTTCACATTGTCATATATCCATTCTTCATCAAAATTGAACTGACTAAGTAATATTGATCTCATAAAATTTCTCCTGATATATTTAATTAATTAAAAATATAAAAACTATATCCCAGACTAAAAATAAGTTAACCTGATATATTTAATAAAATTATATCACTAGGACATAACAAATACAAGATAGAAGATGTAAGAAACTTCATATTAATTTTTGAATCACCAAAACTAAATCCATTAACATAACAACCAAAATCCTGTATCCGAAATATATAATCCCTAATGAATAACAAAACAGAGGCTTTTATCAGTTGATCAACAGCCTCTGTTTTTTAATTAATATATTTATTCCATTATTTATTTTGCCTGTTTTAATATAATCTGTCTAATTTTCCATAATGAAAATCTATGAATGCCGCCCTAAGCAATTCCAAATACATTATCTACAGGAAGTGAAAAGACAATAGCCTTATTCTCACCGTCAAAAGACTGGCTTATAGCTTTCATTATACTTTCTTTATTTTCACGCTTTGTAATTATCGCTACAATATCCTTTTTCTTCTGAACTGAAATTCCAAAGAACTTTTCAGCTTCTCCCACACCCATTTTCAGGGCATGAAACATAGTACCCCCTCTTGCACCTGCTGTTCTTGCAGCTGTCATTAATTTCTCGCTGTCTCCCTGATTTATAACTGCCAGTATTAAGTCATGGCTTATATTTATATTCATTTGATCCACCTCTTTTTCCATCTCATTCTGCCATTTTTTCCATTTATCTTCACTTATTTTCTGTAACTCAGGAGCTCCTGCCCCTGACAGGGGAATGGCAAATACTATTCCTTTTCCGGGCTTTTCCAGTTTCAGCTTGTCGCTTAATGAAGATGTCAGCTTACTTACCAGATACTCCGGTAAAATAGTCAGTATTACTGCTTTATCCACTGATCCAAGACCGAGAAGATCCAATATTTCTGACTTTGCTGTTCCTTCGGCGTACCATAGAAACTGTGACTTTATATTATTTTCGCCAAGTACCTCATTTACTTTTTTGCACCTGTCCCTGTCTACTATAGTTACCAGCAAATACAGTCTAAACTTTCCTATTTTCTCGAGAATCATACTTTTCTTTATATCAAATTTGTCCATTACTGATCCTCCTCCCCGTCATAATTAATAAATTCCGTGAAATTATCAGATGAACTTTCCTCTGTCATTTCAGTCATTTTCTTCTTATAAATAAGTCCCATTACCTGAATAGCTATAAGCGGAGTCATGGCAACCATCGCCACAATCCCGAATGCATCTGTAAGTACATTCCCGTCCAGTGTTTCACAAGCTCCCATTGCAAAAGGAAGTAAAAACGTTGTAGTCATAGGCCCGCTGGCTACTCCTCCACTGTCAAACGCTATTCCTGTAAAAATCTTAGGAACATAAAATGTCAGTGCTATGGCTATTACATAGCCGGGTATTAGAAACCAGTAAATTGATATGCTTGTAAGCACTCTTATCATTGCTATTCCCACTGATGTGGCAACTCCCAGCGAAAGGCAGAGATTCATTGCCTTAGACGGGATTGCTCCTCCCGACACTTCCTCTACCTGTTTATTAAGTACGTGGATTGCAGGCTCGGCAGCGACGATAAAATATCCTATAAGCATTCCTATTGGTATCAAAAACCATTTAAAAGCTGAGTCTGCAAGCTGTCCGCCCAGAAGACTTCCCACAGGAATAAACCCTACATTTACACCTGTAAGAAATAATATAAGACCAATAAGTGTATAAATAATTCCTATTCCCACTCTCACAAGCTGATGTTTGTTGAATTTTCTTGATACAGCCTGAAATATTGCAAAAAACGCACATATAGGAAGCATTGCCAGTGATACTTCTTTTGCATACACTGGTAATTCCACGGTAAACTGCTTTAGTACATCCTGCATTGTTTCCACTGCGGGTATAACTACCTGACCATATTCAGCATCACTTGGATTATAGCTTATCCCCAAAATCATAACTGCGAGAATAGGGCCTATACTACACAAAGCTACAAAGCCGAAACTGTCATCCTGTGAATCTTTATCACTACGAATCGATGCAAGCCCTGTTCCCATGGCAAGAATAAAAGGTACAGTTATCGGGCCTGTTGTTACCCCTCCTGAATCGAATGCTACTGCTATGAAGTTGTTTGGTACGAATATTGACAGTACAAACATTATCAAATAAAATATTATTAAAAGCAGTGACAGGTTTATCCTGAACAATACACGAAGCAGAGCAATAACAAGGAATACTCCCACACCTGCTGCTACTGTAAAAATCAACACATTATTGGGAATCGCAGGCACCTGTCTGGCTAAAACCTGTAAATCCGGTTCGGCAATAGTGATAATGAACCCCATTGTAAAACAGAGTATCACGGATAACCATAATTTTTTCGTTTTGGTAAGCTGGATTCCTGTTGCTTCACCTATAGGAATCATAGCCATATCGGCTCCCAATGAGAAAAATCCCATACCGATAATAAGCAGAGAAGCTCCTGCTATAAACATAACAATGGTACCTATGGATATCGGTACCATAAGCGTACTCAGTATCAGTACAATTGCAGTAATCGGCAATACTGATGCAAACGCTTCACGAATCTTTTCCTTGAGTTTTTGGTTCAACTTTATCACCTCGATTTTCTTCTGAATTTTTTTGAGACCTCGGGTAGTTCTGTAATATTCATATAAGACTTAAATCAATTGACTTTGTA encodes:
- a CDS encoding DUF1538 family protein, whose product is MIKLNQKLKEKIREAFASVLPITAIVLILSTLMVPISIGTIVMFIAGASLLIIGMGFFSLGADMAMIPIGEATGIQLTKTKKLWLSVILCFTMGFIITIAEPDLQVLARQVPAIPNNVLIFTVAAGVGVFLVIALLRVLFRINLSLLLIIFYLIMFVLSIFVPNNFIAVAFDSGGVTTGPITVPFILAMGTGLASIRSDKDSQDDSFGFVALCSIGPILAVMILGISYNPSDAEYGQVVIPAVETMQDVLKQFTVELPVYAKEVSLAMLPICAFFAIFQAVSRKFNKHQLVRVGIGIIYTLIGLILFLTGVNVGFIPVGSLLGGQLADSAFKWFLIPIGMLIGYFIVAAEPAIHVLNKQVEEVSGGAIPSKAMNLCLSLGVATSVGIAMIRVLTSISIYWFLIPGYVIAIALTFYVPKIFTGIAFDSGGVASGPMTTTFLLPFAMGACETLDGNVLTDAFGIVAMVAMTPLIAIQVMGLIYKKKMTEMTEESSSDNFTEFINYDGEEDQ
- a CDS encoding ATP-binding cassette domain-containing protein is translated as MNIIEMKELTKVYRLFEKEAGFRGSLKSLFNRKYVEKKVVSEFDLTVRKGEFTGLIGRNGAGKTTLIKMLTGIIAPSSGSLSVMGYSPNKLENEFKKRYAVVMGQKSQLFFELTPADTFMLFKELYDIPTEEYNKNIEYFTELFDVARHMNVQVRTLSLGERMKMELITALLHNPEILFLDEPTIGLDAVAQKQIRHFLKEINRTKGTTIILTSHYMEDIKSLCNRCVVVENSRKIYDGKTDVLFEKFQLYKKIVVSFEEETSVTLPEDFEILEETLYKISFVIPKEKTRETVKEFFENYKVKDIAIEEEDIGNVVERIYKEGSGNYYG
- a CDS encoding ABC-2 family transporter protein, with translation MDNRIIAKKEHRFLLISKFIYEIKKYSEVIKINFKSCIIWRFDVLANILLTVTKIMFAYILWKAVFGENDVIGGFTFYSMLTYYVTGAFLSGADMSRKISDEICTRVISGTFSKYIIIPVNIQIYFMAQNFGRMFFYLLLNIVSLFTWTLVLKTGFSFTNNMYYFGTAGIMALLGLIFMTEFQFFIGILSFKFLEISLFRIIVDNIMVFVTGAVIPLSLLPEAVTAVMRFFPFYYIVYLPSMLVIGRNGNEALTGLIIIFAWVLVFFIINNLLYKRLRVLFEGVGI
- a CDS encoding MBL fold metallo-hydrolase, whose translation is MKKIVLLLSILFISILYADTAKMQKTQVLGYYRFMAGNYEITSIYDGYSNLALDTYKGTDAAGAEASIKKEYSHVSGSGKDFRLKISVNTFLINTGKDLILIDTGSGNSAGPTMGAVRKNIEMSGYKPEDVTKIVFTHLHPDHVGGLAEGGKPVYPNAVIYVNEKEMEFWLNNPGFKQEFKDILNSYKNNKKYKALKDGTEIVTGIKGVLLPGHTIAHMGYEVNSGGQKLLIWGDIVHGYEVQFANPDVTTAYDYDQNQAKETRKALMAKVSKDGTMIAGSHLPFPGIGHIESNAGGAGYRWIPVQYIPLD
- a CDS encoding ABC transporter permease produces the protein MKNLRFIFVLLKMKFSRMMVFRFDFFGGFFVDSSLFILQLLMFEAIYSNTDSIGSFQRGDMIIFIGTFSLINAINMTIFFFGTYDIPRKIRDGELDYYITKPVNPLFRMTFENINPGSFPLIIVSGFIIFYGILVLDLNVSVAGIVIYMIWVLMMTLLWYDISIILRTVSFFTISSTVTEQLEENFLSLNMKLLGVAYKGIFRVLFYFVLPYGIMATFPTQYLTGTLSWMGMIYGAVLICGFTLFMLWFWKAGLRNYKSASS